One Aphelocoma coerulescens isolate FSJ_1873_10779 chromosome 22, UR_Acoe_1.0, whole genome shotgun sequence genomic window, GGCGGGAGGGGGTCCCCCCAGGACGTCCTCCCTTGGCCGAGCCAGGGGCCGAGCCCATGCCCGACCAGCAGCTCAGGCTCCGCTGCACCACGGGGCGGCCCAACGTCTCCCTGACCAGCTTCCACATCAAGGTACAGAAATGCCGGGggttggggggctgggggttgGCCCCTGCTCACCAGTGACCGTGCACCCGCAGAACAGCATCGCCCTGGCCTCCATCCAGCTGCCCCCCAGCCTCTTCGCCAGCCCAGTCCCAGCCATGCCGGGGGCCGACTGCAAGCTCCAGCTGCTGGTCTTCCGCAACGGGAAACTCTTCTGCAGCACCGGGAACTCCTCCCGCCTGGCTGACGATGGCAAACGCCGCAGCGTGGCCACCCCCGTCATCTACGCCGGGACCTGTAAGGGCGGCATGGGGGGTGCCCTCTGGGGCTCCCTGGGGCATTGTGCTGGTGGCCCCGCAGCGCAGCGCCATCCCCGGGGTCCTCATGGGGAGATGGCAGTGTGCCTATGGAATGTGGAGGGTCCCCTGTGTCCAGCCCCTCTGGGGGTGTCACTTGTCCTGCCGACCAGGTTTCTCTGTGGCTGCAGATGGCTGTGGAGTGGGGAACCTGTCAGAGCCGGTGGCTGTGTCCCTGCGACACCCCGGGGAGGGCACGGACCCCGTGGCTGCGTACTGGAACTTCGAGGTGCTGGGAGGCATGGGGGGCTGGAGTGCCGAGGGGTGCCAGCTGGCCGCCCGCGAGCCCAATGTCACCTCCCTGCACTGCCGGCACCTCAGCAACGTGGCCGTGCTCATGGTAGGTGCCTGGCGAGCAGCAGGGTGGGAGTGTTGCTGCGGTGGGGAGtgggggagctgcaggagggtgGTGGGGTGggccaggggcacagggagggtgctgtggggtctgacgggctgtgctgtgctgtgcaggaGCTCAGTGGGTTCCCCAGCGAGGCACAAGGTGCTGCCGAGGTGCTGCACCCGGCCATGTATACCTGCACGgccgtgctgctgctctgcctcttcACCACCATCATCACCTACATCGTCCACCACGGGTGAGGGAGCGTCTCGGTGCCTGTGGTGGGGGTCTGcgggctgtgctggggtgggTATCTCTTTGGGCAGTGGGAGGAGCTCCCCAGGTGCCAACAGCCAGGAGAAGGTGTGTGGGGATGGCCGTCCAGTGACACAGCCCTTTAGGACATGGGTTCTCAGACGATGACCCTCCAGGAATGTGCTGCCTGGCAAGTGGCACTGCCCCAGGTGCCCTGGGTCCTGGTCCTTCGCCCACGTGCAGGCACGCACCTGTACATCTCCTCCTCCAGCCACGCTCCATGGCCGGGGATAGGCTGTTGGTGCATCCCCCCCGATGCAGGATTTGTGCCGAAGGGAGCCGTGGCTCTCCTGGGGTCGGGCTGGAGCTCATAGGTGCCCACTGTGCCTCTTGCTCTTCCAGCACCATCCTCATCCCGCGGAAAGGCTGGCACATGCTGCTTAACCTCTGCTTCCACATCGCCATGACGGCCGCCGTCTTCGCGGGAGGCATCACCCTCACCGGCTACCGGGCCGTGTGCCAGGCCGTGGGTACCGGGCAGAGTCCAGCACCGCGGGGTCCTGCGGGacggggactggggggcacggCCATGTCTGCAGCATCCCCTCCCCAACCAAGGCCTCCTCCCGCAGGTTGGCATCATCTTGCACTACTCATCCCTCTCCACGCTGCTCTGGATGGCGGTGAAAGCCCGAGTGCTCTACAAGGAGGTGACCTGGAAGGCACCGCAGCAGCCGGATGGGGACACGTCCCAggcagcccccagacccatgCTGCGGTATGGACTCCCCTTGCCcttgccccggccccgcgggggcATCTCCAGGGGCTTGGGCAGGACTTGCTCTTCTGGACAAGCCCATCCTGTGCTCTCCCACGGGCTCCAGGTGTGCAGTGacacttccccctccccccccaggttcTACCTGATCGCTGGCGGGATCCCCCTCATCATCTGTGGGATCACAGCAGCTGTCAACATCCAAAACTACCACGACAACAACCCCTAGTAAGTGCCACTGCTCGACCCTTCATTCCTCCCACATGGGTGGCCTCCCTCTGGGGCAGGggaactggtggcactgggaatcTGGAGAAGTTTGGGAAAAGGTCGGTGAGGTTTTTCCCGAGAGTTACCCGTATACTGGGAAAAAATCGTCCAGACAGCGAGCACGGCTCCACAGAGCCCGTGCCATCAGGGAGGGTGCCAAGCAGCTCCGCACCACGACCCCTCAGAGCCCCTCTCCTCCCGCACAGCTGCTGGCTGGTGTGGCGGCCCAGCCTGGGCGCTTTCTACGTCCCCGTGGCTTTCATCCTGCTCGTCACCTGGATTTATTTCCTCTGTGCCGGGCTCAGCCTCCAGTGCCGACCCTCACACCGGAAAGACATCCCGGAGCCGCTGGAGCCACCGCCACGGCTGGGGGGGACCAGCGACCTCCTGACAGACTCTGGGTCCATCTCGGTGACGCTGCACTcggggccgccctgccccgagGGGGACGGCGTCTACTCTCTGCGGGTGCAGTTCTGGGCACTGGTGGCCACCCACGCCCTGTACGTGGCCCTGTGGACGTTCGGCGCCATGGCCGTGTCCCAGCGCTGGTACCTGAACATCGTCTTCAGCTGCCTCTACGGCGTCACCGCCGTGGCGCTGGGGCTCTTCATCTTCGTCCATCACTGCCTGCGGCGCCGGGACGTGCTCAGCTCCTGGTTCTCCTGCTGCCCGTCGTACCGGAACGCGCTGCCCATGCAGGCCTACGTCCACCCCGGGCTGGGGCCAGAGGACGGCTCGCAGGTCTTCATCGGCTGCGACCCAGACGCCGCTCGCTCCGgcgcctcctcttcctcctcgccCAGCAGCGCCGGCTCTGCCGGGGGCCGCTGCAAGCTCACCAACCTGCAGGTAGCCCAGAGCCAGGCGGACGCTCGCCCGGCGCCCTGCCCGGAGCCGGACCCTGCCGACGGGAAGCCCGTCAGGCACACCAGCAACCTCCACGGCCGCAGGAGCCACCGGGGCAGAACTAAGCCGTGCCGGGACGGGAAGCACCACCGCTTGAAAATGCTGCGGGGCCCCTCGGACCACCCGTCCAGCGAGAGCGGGAGCCTCCACAACAGCCACTCCGAGAGCTACCCCAGCGGCAGGACCAGcccggccagcggcggccgcgcggggccgcgggcggCGCAGGATGGGGAGGCGGTGCCCAGCCCCTCGGAGGGCAGCGACGGCGGGCGGAGGGTGCCCGACTTCGCCGAGGCTCGCCGGAGGAGCGGCAGCCGGGACAACCTGCGGCCGGGCGGCAGCGCCGAGAGGGAGGCGAAGCGCCGCTCGTACCCCCTCAACGTGGGCAGCCACAACGGCGGCCTCAAGGGCAGCAAGTACGACATCAACCTGGCCAGCGCCGACAGCGTGGCCGGCATGAAGACAGGCCTGTGGAAGAGCGAAACCACCGTGTGAAGGTGGGGAAGGACCAACGGCCGCAGCGTTTTCCTGCGGGAGCCGCGGCCGGAGCTGCTCGGGCCATGGCGGTGGCAGCGCTGCGGCAATCACCGCATGCACTAGCAGGGGTGGGCGGCACGGCCGGCGGCTGCGGCTCCCCCGGGCACAGCGCGGTCCCGGGCCCACCCATCTCCCCGAGGAGGCTCCGAGCTTcccgccgcggtgccggcgGCTCCAGGCAATCCTTGCCCGTCAGCAGCCAGAATTGCAGCCGTGCTTTAATCACTCCTGCATGTCACTTGAGATTGATCCTAAATGCTATTTTATATTATACAGAGGAAATGTCTATTTTTCAAAGCTATATTATTGaatgtatatatgtatagacAGAGCCGTAAGTGACGCGagggccccgctcccgcccctgTGCCCGGGGAGCGGGCGCTGGGCCAGGGCCCACTCGTGCCACGACTGCAATATTCCCGCTGAGGGACCACTCCAAGCGCCCTTTACGTCCAGGCACCGCAGCCCCAGCCTGAGCAAACTGCttctggagagcagctgctccctctggaATGTTCCTACCCGCGTGTCAGCCCTGGGGGTTGGGCGGTGCTGAAGCCATATCGAAAAGCCAAGCACAAGGTAAGAGGAGCCTCAGCTCCAAGGTGAGGCGATTGTCTGCACTGCTTTAACGCCAGACACTAAAATAACGGCCAGAAAAGGCtccagacacagccagaaaatgCTCCCAGGCCCTCAGAGGCTCAAGCCATGCAGTGGggtgggctggcagagctgtgctaCTGCTGGAGCCAGGACTGACCCTCTGTGCCAAAGCACCAAAGAACCAAGATGTGGGAGAgacccagagcagctctgtgtccttAATCCAGG contains:
- the ADGRA2 gene encoding adhesion G protein-coupled receptor A2 isoform X1 translates to MRRAAALVLLAAALSGPGAGARSCPALSLGCKCAAERAKAGGGPGAPRRRVVCSGGGLPAPPEPRLLPEGTVTLLLSNNKITVLENGSFFGLRALEKLDLKNNLISTVQPGAFLGLPELKRLDLSNNRIGCLSASVFQGLPNLLRLNMSGNIFSSLPPGVFDELPSLKVVDFATEYLTCDCNLRWVLPWARERLAQISERTACAFPRQLRGIALRGARDGQLRCAGAPELHTHHLIPSLRQVVFQGDRLPFQCTATYLDNSTQIRWFHNREPVEEDEQTGIIVEESLIHDCTFITSELILSNIHVSANGEWECAVSTSQGNVSKKVEIVVLETSASYCPAERVTNNRGDFRWPRTLAGITAYQPCLQHPFAAGPAGAGSAGEKQAWRRCDRTGRWEEGDYSHCLYTNDITRVLYTFVLMPINASNALTLAHQLRVYTAEAANFSDMVDVLYVAQMIEKFIGYVDQIKQLTDVIVEMASNIMLVDDHILWMSQKEEKACSSIVRSLERIAAHTLGSNSQHMAVNSRNIAFEAYVVKPESYVGLSCVAFQRREGVPPGRPPLAEPGAEPMPDQQLRLRCTTGRPNVSLTSFHIKNSIALASIQLPPSLFASPVPAMPGADCKLQLLVFRNGKLFCSTGNSSRLADDGKRRSVATPVIYAGTYGCGVGNLSEPVAVSLRHPGEGTDPVAAYWNFEVLGGMGGWSAEGCQLAAREPNVTSLHCRHLSNVAVLMELSGFPSEAQGAAEVLHPAMYTCTAVLLLCLFTTIITYIVHHGTILIPRKGWHMLLNLCFHIAMTAAVFAGGITLTGYRAVCQAVGIILHYSSLSTLLWMAVKARVLYKEVTWKAPQQPDGDTSQAAPRPMLRFYLIAGGIPLIICGITAAVNIQNYHDNNPYCWLVWRPSLGAFYVPVAFILLVTWIYFLCAGLSLQCRPSHRKDIPEPLEPPPRLGGTSDLLTDSGSISVTLHSGPPCPEGDGVYSLRVQFWALVATHALYVALWTFGAMAVSQRWYLNIVFSCLYGVTAVALGLFIFVHHCLRRRDVLSSWFSCCPSYRNALPMQAYVHPGLGPEDGSQVFIGCDPDAARSGASSSSSPSSAGSAGGRCKLTNLQVAQSQADARPAPCPEPDPADGKPVRHTSNLHGRRSHRGRTKPCRDGKHHRLKMLRGPSDHPSSESGSLHNSHSESYPSGRTSPASGGRAGPRAAQDGEAVPSPSEGSDGGRRVPDFAEARRRSGSRDNLRPGGSAEREAKRRSYPLNVGSHNGGLKGSKYDINLASADSVAGMKTGLWKSETTV
- the ADGRA2 gene encoding adhesion G protein-coupled receptor A2 isoform X2, producing the protein MRRAAALVLLAAALSGPGAGARSCPALSLGCKCAAERAKAGGGPGAPRRRVVCSGGGLPAPPEPRLLPEGTVTLLLSNNKITVLENGSFFGLRALEKLDLKNNLISTVQPGAFLGLPELKRLDLSNNRIGCLSASVFQGLPNLLRLNMSGNIFSSLPPGVFDELPSLKVVDFATEYLTCDCNLRWVLPWARERLAQISERTACAFPRQLRGIALRGARDGQLRCAGAPELHTHHLIPSLRQVVFQGDRLPFQCTATYLDNSTQIRWFHNREPVEEDEQTGIIVEESLIHDCTFITSELILSNIHVSANGEWECAVSTSQGNVSKKVEIVVLETSASYCPAERVTNNRGDFRWPRTLAGITAYQPCLQHPFAAGPAGAGSAGEKQAWRRCDRTGRWEEGDYSHCLYTNDITRVLYTFVLLRVYTAEAANFSDMVDVLYVAQMIEKFIGYVDQIKQLTDVIVEMASNIMLVDDHILWMSQKEEKACSSIVRSLERIAAHTLGSNSQHMAVNSRNIAFEAYVVKPESYVGLSCVAFQRREGVPPGRPPLAEPGAEPMPDQQLRLRCTTGRPNVSLTSFHIKNSIALASIQLPPSLFASPVPAMPGADCKLQLLVFRNGKLFCSTGNSSRLADDGKRRSVATPVIYAGTYGCGVGNLSEPVAVSLRHPGEGTDPVAAYWNFEVLGGMGGWSAEGCQLAAREPNVTSLHCRHLSNVAVLMELSGFPSEAQGAAEVLHPAMYTCTAVLLLCLFTTIITYIVHHGTILIPRKGWHMLLNLCFHIAMTAAVFAGGITLTGYRAVCQAVGIILHYSSLSTLLWMAVKARVLYKEVTWKAPQQPDGDTSQAAPRPMLRFYLIAGGIPLIICGITAAVNIQNYHDNNPYCWLVWRPSLGAFYVPVAFILLVTWIYFLCAGLSLQCRPSHRKDIPEPLEPPPRLGGTSDLLTDSGSISVTLHSGPPCPEGDGVYSLRVQFWALVATHALYVALWTFGAMAVSQRWYLNIVFSCLYGVTAVALGLFIFVHHCLRRRDVLSSWFSCCPSYRNALPMQAYVHPGLGPEDGSQVFIGCDPDAARSGASSSSSPSSAGSAGGRCKLTNLQVAQSQADARPAPCPEPDPADGKPVRHTSNLHGRRSHRGRTKPCRDGKHHRLKMLRGPSDHPSSESGSLHNSHSESYPSGRTSPASGGRAGPRAAQDGEAVPSPSEGSDGGRRVPDFAEARRRSGSRDNLRPGGSAEREAKRRSYPLNVGSHNGGLKGSKYDINLASADSVAGMKTGLWKSETTV